From a single Natronorubrum tibetense GA33 genomic region:
- a CDS encoding class I SAM-dependent methyltransferase, giving the protein MGSNESRPNDWNADDYDENHSFVAEYGTDVLELLAPEPDERILDLGCGTGHLTARIAATGATAVGVDSAAEMIERAHEAHPDTLFVATDARTMSFDTPFDAVFSNAALHWIPDEEQDATLRAVRDALRPGGRFVAELGGTGNVERIVDATLAELEGRGYDADSPWYFPSVGEYAGRLEDHGFEVRFARLFDRPTELDDGQRGLRNWLEMFGDSLFESVPADEQAAVIGAVEDRLESDLYDRDEETWTADYRRLRFRAVRR; this is encoded by the coding sequence ATGGGAAGCAACGAGTCGCGACCAAACGACTGGAACGCCGACGATTACGACGAGAATCACTCGTTCGTCGCCGAGTACGGAACGGACGTGCTCGAGCTTCTCGCTCCGGAGCCCGACGAGCGGATCCTCGATCTCGGCTGCGGGACGGGCCATCTCACGGCCCGGATCGCGGCCACCGGCGCCACCGCAGTCGGCGTCGATAGCGCCGCCGAGATGATCGAACGGGCCCACGAGGCGCATCCGGACACCCTGTTCGTCGCGACCGATGCCCGCACGATGTCGTTCGACACACCCTTCGACGCGGTCTTCTCGAACGCCGCCTTGCATTGGATTCCCGACGAGGAACAGGACGCCACCCTCCGGGCTGTTCGCGATGCGCTCCGCCCCGGCGGTCGGTTCGTCGCGGAACTCGGCGGAACGGGCAACGTCGAGCGGATCGTCGACGCGACGCTCGCGGAACTCGAGGGTCGCGGCTACGACGCCGACAGTCCGTGGTACTTCCCGAGCGTCGGCGAGTACGCCGGCCGGCTCGAGGACCACGGCTTCGAGGTCCGCTTCGCGCGGCTGTTCGACCGGCCGACGGAACTCGATGACGGCCAAAGGGGGCTCCGGAACTGGCTCGAGATGTTCGGTGACAGCCTCTTCGAGTCGGTGCCGGCCGACGAGCAGGCAGCCGTGATCGGGGCCGTGGAGGATCGACTCGAGTCGGACCTCTACGACCGCGACGAGGAAACGTGGACGGCGGACTATCGTCGGCTGCGGTTTCGTGCGGTTCGTCGCTGA
- a CDS encoding TrmB family transcriptional regulator — protein MDADELVETLEDAGLSPYQADAFVTLLELGSASATDIAQASSVPDPRIYDVLRGLEDQGYIETYEQDSLHARAHDPAEVLADLRSRADRFETAAGEIEDRWSQPDIEEHKVSIVKRLDTVLARADELIREASNQVQIGLTPGQFADLSDALATARENGVDVKVCLFPELGTEPTLPPTDALARACTEARYRDLPSPFLALIDRSWTCFSPHGNSTNEYGMIVNDRTHAYVFHWYFLTCLWEVHETIYSARRDEPPITYVDLRQCLRDVEPLLEQGVTIEATVVGYDTETGREVTKRGTITDVAYAGVSASDERVMPLSQLAGKAAITLENGEERTTVGGWGAMLEDLEAVRITIESLE, from the coding sequence ATGGACGCTGATGAACTCGTCGAGACGCTCGAGGACGCCGGACTGTCGCCGTACCAGGCCGACGCGTTCGTGACGCTGCTCGAGCTCGGCTCTGCCTCGGCGACCGACATCGCGCAGGCGAGTTCGGTGCCCGATCCGCGCATCTACGACGTTCTGCGGGGGCTCGAGGACCAGGGGTACATCGAAACCTACGAGCAGGATAGCCTGCACGCCCGCGCCCACGATCCGGCGGAGGTGCTGGCGGACCTCCGGTCCCGAGCCGATCGGTTCGAGACGGCGGCAGGTGAGATCGAGGATCGCTGGAGCCAGCCCGATATCGAGGAGCACAAGGTAAGCATCGTCAAGCGCCTCGACACGGTGCTGGCGCGGGCCGACGAACTGATCCGTGAGGCCAGCAATCAGGTCCAGATCGGCCTGACGCCCGGACAGTTCGCCGACCTCTCGGACGCCCTCGCGACGGCCCGGGAGAACGGCGTCGACGTCAAGGTCTGTCTGTTTCCGGAACTCGGTACCGAGCCGACGCTGCCACCGACGGACGCGCTGGCTCGTGCCTGTACGGAGGCGCGCTACCGCGACCTCCCGTCGCCGTTTCTGGCGCTGATCGACCGCTCGTGGACCTGTTTCTCTCCTCACGGCAACTCAACGAACGAGTACGGCATGATCGTCAACGACCGAACCCACGCGTACGTCTTCCACTGGTACTTCCTCACCTGCCTCTGGGAGGTCCACGAGACGATCTACTCGGCCCGGCGCGACGAGCCACCGATCACGTACGTCGATCTCCGGCAGTGTCTCCGAGACGTCGAACCGCTGCTCGAGCAGGGGGTGACGATCGAAGCGACGGTCGTCGGGTACGACACCGAGACCGGTCGAGAGGTGACGAAACGGGGGACGATCACCGACGTCGCGTACGCCGGCGTTTCGGCCAGTGACGAACGCGTGATGCCGCTCTCACAGCTCGCGGGAAAGGCGGCGATCACGCTCGAGAACGGCGAGGAACGCACCACGGTCGGCGGTTGGGGGGCGATGCTCGAGGATCTCGAGGCCGTTCGGATTACGATCGAGTCGCTCGAGTGA
- a CDS encoding Gfo/Idh/MocA family protein, whose protein sequence is MTRESASPAVPTGIVGLGNIGHHHAERLVDLGVPLVGGMDVSAEARERFANQYSAKSYADHHALYDDVDAVVITTPNKFHEEYAVAAFERDLHVLLEKPLGHTVESAARISEAAAKSSGTCMIGFNNRFMNAVKLLQKRIERGDLGEVTHVEANYVRRRGIPGRGSWFTRKEVSGGGALIDLGVHAIDLSLYLLGYPAVEEVSGVTRSEFGSREEYSYLEMWGDDQGATAFDVDDSASAFVRCADDRTISLEVAWATNRPPTHEFIVRGTEAAARFDLLTNELTIHSASADVTDHMLDTTVETRENDTHADEQAAFFDMIENGGDAGSSVEEALTVQRIVDGIYRSSKDGRSVTLDDT, encoded by the coding sequence ATGACGCGAGAATCGGCGTCACCGGCCGTTCCGACCGGCATCGTCGGTCTCGGAAACATCGGCCACCACCACGCCGAGCGGCTCGTCGATCTCGGCGTGCCGCTGGTCGGCGGGATGGACGTTTCCGCGGAGGCGCGAGAGCGGTTCGCGAACCAATACAGCGCCAAGAGCTACGCAGATCACCACGCGCTCTACGACGACGTCGACGCCGTCGTCATCACCACTCCCAACAAGTTCCACGAAGAGTACGCCGTCGCCGCGTTCGAACGCGACCTCCACGTCCTCCTCGAGAAGCCCCTGGGCCACACCGTCGAGAGCGCGGCGCGGATCAGCGAGGCCGCAGCGAAAAGCAGCGGAACGTGCATGATCGGCTTCAACAACCGGTTCATGAACGCCGTGAAACTCCTCCAGAAGCGGATCGAGCGCGGCGACCTCGGAGAGGTAACGCACGTCGAGGCGAACTACGTCCGTCGTCGGGGCATTCCCGGCCGCGGCTCGTGGTTCACTCGCAAAGAGGTCTCCGGCGGCGGGGCGCTCATCGATCTGGGCGTCCACGCGATCGATCTCTCGCTGTACCTGCTGGGCTACCCGGCGGTCGAGGAGGTGTCGGGCGTCACCCGTTCGGAGTTCGGCTCCCGCGAGGAGTACTCCTACCTCGAGATGTGGGGCGACGATCAAGGTGCCACGGCATTCGACGTCGACGACTCCGCGAGCGCGTTCGTCCGCTGTGCCGACGATCGAACGATTTCGCTCGAGGTCGCGTGGGCGACGAATCGCCCGCCGACCCACGAGTTCATCGTCCGCGGAACGGAGGCCGCCGCGCGGTTCGACCTCCTCACGAACGAACTCACCATCCACTCCGCAAGCGCGGACGTCACCGACCACATGCTGGATACGACGGTCGAGACTCGTGAGAACGACACGCACGCCGATGAGCAGGCCGCGTTCTTCGATATGATCGAGAACGGCGGTGACGCGGGCTCCAGCGTCGAGGAGGCGTTGACCGTCCAGCGGATCGTCGACGGGATCTACCGCTCGAGCAAGGACGGGCGGTCGGTCACACTCGACGACACCTGA
- a CDS encoding extracellular solute-binding protein: MPGKHSQGRSRTDSNVSRRTFVKAAGAGGAAVGLAGCIYGSETSEDAVVWGIDPTAEEAVGDEILDLLAENGADGVDVRLQPGDEDTGDRRDAYTNLLQAEETQPDLFLMDNGWVNVFIQRGQIANLSDELDDEDLSQVDDEYFESFTETARDPDSGDLYGIPIFPDYPTMQYRKDYAREAGYDDEDFDEWATEPMTWSEWAEVTEEIVEASDAEYGLATQWDQYEGTACCTWNEVMSSFGGAYFGGFDTLFGPVGDRDVTVDEPEFVEGLEMMRTFVAEEADEHTLEDEYPLGLATSNITSWQEEDAREAILEGDAVMQRNWPYTINSNLESDEGDDLTVDDYGAMPMPYAVSQDEAAQPGTGGSTSALGGWHIVLNPNSENKEEALEVIRATMTDEFNLGMFDLFGWIPPKPHLFETEEAEQVEPMGNYIDTLRVAGENAMPRPVTTVWSNQSSRIAEEVNLAVAGDKSPADAAADLQGALEDIEEQG; this comes from the coding sequence ATGCCTGGCAAGCACTCACAGGGGAGAAGTCGTACTGACTCGAACGTCTCGCGGCGAACGTTCGTCAAGGCAGCCGGTGCAGGCGGGGCCGCCGTCGGCCTGGCTGGCTGTATTTACGGAAGCGAGACGTCCGAGGACGCCGTCGTCTGGGGAATCGACCCGACCGCCGAGGAGGCGGTCGGCGACGAAATCCTCGACCTGCTGGCGGAGAACGGTGCCGACGGAGTCGACGTTCGGCTGCAGCCCGGCGACGAGGACACGGGCGACCGGCGAGATGCCTACACGAACCTGCTGCAGGCCGAGGAAACCCAGCCGGATCTGTTCCTGATGGACAACGGCTGGGTGAACGTCTTCATCCAGCGCGGACAGATCGCCAACCTGAGCGATGAACTCGACGACGAGGACCTCTCGCAGGTCGACGACGAGTACTTCGAGTCGTTCACCGAGACGGCTCGAGATCCGGATTCCGGCGATCTGTACGGGATCCCGATCTTCCCGGACTACCCGACGATGCAGTACCGCAAGGACTACGCGAGGGAAGCGGGGTACGACGACGAGGACTTCGACGAGTGGGCCACCGAGCCGATGACCTGGTCGGAGTGGGCCGAGGTTACCGAAGAAATCGTTGAGGCCTCCGACGCCGAGTACGGACTCGCGACCCAGTGGGACCAGTACGAGGGTACCGCCTGCTGTACGTGGAACGAGGTCATGTCCTCGTTCGGCGGCGCCTACTTCGGCGGCTTCGACACCCTGTTCGGCCCGGTCGGGGACCGCGACGTGACCGTCGACGAACCGGAGTTCGTCGAGGGGCTGGAGATGATGCGGACGTTCGTCGCCGAGGAGGCGGACGAGCACACCCTCGAGGACGAGTACCCACTCGGACTCGCGACGTCGAACATTACCTCCTGGCAGGAGGAAGACGCCCGCGAGGCCATCCTCGAGGGCGACGCCGTCATGCAGCGCAACTGGCCCTACACGATCAATTCGAACCTCGAGAGCGACGAGGGCGACGACCTCACGGTCGACGACTACGGCGCGATGCCGATGCCCTACGCCGTGAGTCAGGACGAGGCCGCCCAGCCTGGAACCGGCGGATCGACGTCCGCACTCGGTGGCTGGCACATCGTCCTCAACCCCAACTCCGAGAACAAGGAAGAAGCCCTCGAGGTCATTCGCGCGACGATGACCGACGAGTTTAATCTCGGCATGTTCGATCTCTTCGGCTGGATTCCACCGAAGCCACACCTGTTCGAGACCGAGGAGGCGGAACAGGTCGAACCGATGGGTAACTACATCGACACCCTTCGCGTGGCCGGTGAAAACGCCATGCCGCGTCCGGTAACGACGGTGTGGTCGAACCAGTCCAGTCGAATTGCCGAGGAAGTCAACCTCGCCGTCGCCGGCGACAAGAGCCCTGCGGACGCCGCAGCGGATCTTCAGGGCGCACTCGAGGACATCGAAGAGCAAGGATGA
- a CDS encoding ABC transporter ATP-binding protein — MARVRLNDVTKRYEDIVAVNEMNLDIEDGEFICLVGPSGCGKSTTMETIAGLTKPSDGTVHIGDTDVTKLPPKDRGVSMVFQNIALFPHMDVYENISFGLRLRKYDKDEIDRRVDRASDIVQLEGMLDRMPNELSGGQQQRVAIARAIVREPDVFLMDEPLANLDAKLRVHMRTELQRLHKQLDTTIIYVTHDQAEAMTMSDRIAVINGGKLQQIDPPLVCYNEPANLFVAGFIGSPSMNLVRGELAANGLRTDHFDLEFAVDDLESAVGDGVTMGIRPEDIYLMKNADSVDSASEVIEARTDVLEPMGDEIFVYLSLDDTSSEMMTSEEVSTASNQLLMSVDPDTVIDADESVSVVLDRSKIHLFETASGTAITHGIADLSSRPTAVEAEPTPTEAESGGQHE; from the coding sequence ATGGCACGAGTACGACTCAACGACGTTACGAAACGCTACGAAGACATCGTCGCCGTCAACGAGATGAATCTCGACATCGAGGACGGCGAGTTCATCTGTCTCGTCGGCCCGTCTGGCTGTGGGAAGTCGACGACGATGGAGACCATCGCCGGGCTCACGAAGCCGTCCGACGGAACGGTCCACATCGGCGACACCGACGTGACGAAACTACCGCCGAAAGACCGCGGGGTCTCGATGGTGTTCCAGAACATCGCCCTGTTTCCGCACATGGACGTCTACGAGAACATCTCGTTCGGCCTCCGACTGCGGAAGTACGACAAAGACGAGATCGACCGCCGAGTCGACCGGGCGTCCGACATTGTCCAACTCGAGGGGATGTTAGACCGGATGCCAAACGAGCTGTCCGGCGGCCAGCAACAGCGGGTCGCGATCGCTCGCGCGATCGTCCGCGAACCGGACGTCTTCCTGATGGACGAGCCGCTGGCGAATCTCGACGCGAAACTCCGCGTCCATATGCGAACGGAACTCCAGCGACTCCACAAACAGCTGGACACGACGATTATCTACGTCACCCACGACCAGGCCGAAGCGATGACCATGTCCGATCGGATCGCGGTCATCAACGGCGGGAAACTCCAGCAGATCGATCCGCCGCTGGTCTGTTACAACGAGCCCGCGAACCTGTTCGTCGCGGGCTTCATTGGCTCCCCGTCGATGAACCTCGTCCGGGGCGAACTCGCCGCCAACGGCCTGCGGACCGATCACTTCGACCTCGAGTTCGCCGTCGACGACCTCGAGTCCGCCGTCGGCGACGGCGTGACGATGGGGATCCGACCCGAGGATATCTACCTCATGAAGAACGCGGATTCCGTCGATAGCGCGTCCGAGGTGATCGAGGCGCGAACTGACGTCCTCGAACCGATGGGCGACGAGATTTTCGTCTACCTCTCGCTCGACGACACGAGCAGCGAGATGATGACCAGCGAGGAGGTGTCGACGGCCTCGAATCAGTTGCTGATGAGCGTCGATCCCGACACCGTCATCGACGCGGACGAATCGGTGTCGGTCGTCCTCGATCGCTCGAAGATCCACCTGTTCGAGACGGCTTCGGGGACGGCGATCACGCACGGCATCGCGGACCTGTCGTCTCGGCCGACAGCCGTCGAGGCGGAGCCGACGCCGACGGAAGCGGAATCGGGTGGGCAGCATGAGTGA
- a CDS encoding DUF2182 domain-containing protein: MATRETRTQILTGRQLPLIAVAMYVLALGAWIAILWRWVPMPGGEMDMQMSDPGVPEAMAIGHGLVGVGFYLLMWGTMMIAMMYPSTVPLFRLYNGTLRDASRSAKAVRLSALLGVYTLVWTVTGLIPLVVNTVVPLAALADDRGPLLFGSVLLLLGGYQLSSYKYQCLDKCRSPFGFLMTYHRPGVYGAAWMGLRFSLFCVGCCWALFGFMVVAGSMNVLWMAVIALALSLERTVSWGPQLAKTIGVVAGIAGIAFLAVAMV; the protein is encoded by the coding sequence ATGGCTACACGAGAGACCAGAACGCAGATCCTCACCGGTCGCCAGCTTCCGCTCATCGCCGTCGCGATGTACGTGCTCGCGCTCGGCGCGTGGATCGCAATTCTCTGGCGGTGGGTTCCGATGCCGGGAGGGGAGATGGACATGCAGATGTCCGATCCGGGTGTCCCGGAGGCGATGGCGATCGGACACGGTCTCGTCGGCGTCGGGTTCTATCTGCTCATGTGGGGGACGATGATGATCGCCATGATGTATCCGTCGACGGTCCCGTTGTTCAGACTCTATAACGGAACGCTTCGGGATGCGTCCAGATCCGCGAAGGCGGTCAGATTGAGCGCGTTGCTCGGGGTATATACGCTCGTCTGGACGGTCACTGGCCTGATCCCGCTGGTAGTCAATACGGTGGTCCCACTCGCAGCGCTCGCCGACGACCGTGGACCGCTCCTCTTCGGAAGCGTGTTACTCCTGCTCGGGGGATACCAACTATCGTCGTACAAGTATCAATGCCTAGATAAGTGTCGATCACCCTTCGGATTTCTGATGACGTATCATCGCCCCGGGGTCTACGGCGCGGCGTGGATGGGTCTACGATTTAGCCTCTTCTGTGTGGGATGCTGTTGGGCACTGTTCGGGTTCATGGTCGTCGCCGGCTCGATGAACGTCCTCTGGATGGCGGTTATCGCCCTCGCACTCTCACTCGAACGAACGGTATCGTGGGGTCCACAATTAGCGAAGACGATCGGCGTGGTCGCTGGCATCGCCGGAATTGCCTTCCTCGCGGTCGCGATGGTGTAG
- a CDS encoding carbohydrate ABC transporter permease yields MTTASEPTEQSTDEMGPLERWTHGVVNEPEKRKRLYRALFYVAAAFFLVTTLFPFYWLLVLALTPSGAITRGDWNVTVPLLGEIPFPTPQGFKVASFVEVFQQVPFHLYVFNSFVLATATTIIVLILASLAGYVFGRLEFPGRGLMMLGILAVSYFPPAAFLIPLFDAFLGNAVVVPFLGIELFEPPRLVNTPGSMIMPFSALFLPLSIFILTTFYAQIPDGLEDAARVEGTTRLGALFRVIMPLSAPGVATAAVLTFIAVYNEYFFSSIMALQNQPEQWSPLVGGILSYQTQYTTDFNLMAAASIVGVLPMLIIVVVAQEKIVSGLTDGALKE; encoded by the coding sequence ATGACGACCGCATCCGAACCGACCGAGCAGTCGACGGACGAGATGGGGCCGCTCGAACGGTGGACCCACGGCGTCGTCAACGAGCCCGAAAAGCGCAAGCGGCTGTACCGGGCCCTGTTCTACGTCGCGGCGGCGTTTTTCCTCGTCACGACGCTGTTCCCGTTCTACTGGCTGCTGGTGCTGGCACTGACCCCGAGTGGCGCGATTACGCGTGGCGACTGGAACGTGACCGTCCCGCTTCTCGGCGAGATCCCGTTCCCGACGCCCCAGGGGTTCAAGGTCGCCTCCTTCGTGGAGGTGTTCCAGCAGGTGCCGTTCCACCTCTACGTGTTCAACAGCTTCGTGCTCGCGACGGCGACGACGATCATCGTCCTGATCCTCGCGAGCCTCGCGGGCTACGTCTTCGGTCGACTCGAGTTTCCCGGTCGCGGGCTGATGATGCTCGGCATCTTGGCGGTCTCGTACTTCCCGCCGGCGGCGTTCCTGATCCCGCTGTTCGACGCGTTCCTCGGGAACGCGGTCGTCGTTCCGTTTCTGGGGATCGAACTGTTCGAGCCGCCGCGGCTGGTCAACACGCCGGGCTCGATGATCATGCCCTTCAGCGCGCTGTTCCTGCCGCTGTCGATCTTCATACTCACCACGTTCTACGCCCAGATTCCGGACGGGTTAGAGGACGCGGCGCGCGTCGAGGGGACGACCCGACTCGGTGCGCTGTTCCGCGTGATCATGCCGCTGTCGGCACCCGGCGTCGCGACCGCCGCCGTGTTGACGTTCATCGCGGTCTACAACGAGTACTTCTTCAGCTCGATCATGGCGCTCCAGAACCAGCCCGAGCAGTGGTCGCCGCTGGTTGGCGGGATCTTGAGCTACCAAACGCAGTACACGACGGACTTCAACCTGATGGCTGCAGCGAGCATCGTCGGCGTGTTACCGATGTTGATCATCGTGGTCGTCGCGCAGGAAAAGATTGTCAGCGGACTCACTGACGGAGCACTCAAAGAGTAA
- a CDS encoding carbohydrate ABC transporter permease → MSTEDRTTGPARQSNRSGPIVAITRWMENLGETGFAYLLLTPVMLLLTTIALYPLLRTFELSLYQNVLSNPEFVGLENYVQLFTGTADSRFPGSTTFLPGVSTSGSFPFVHFEGLLRSALAVTIIFTVVSVFFETIIGFGQALVLDQDFRGRRWVRAAIIIPWAIPIVIQGMIFYLMFHPSAGFLTGPLSDWGIIAGSNTLNDPFSSLLIITVADIWKTTAFMALLILAGLQSIDRSLYDVAKVAGASKWQQFRYITFPLVLPALGIAILFRTIDAMRIYGLIDSVSGCTTVPSLSCMVVATFDTNRGLAAAVAFVTAGIIGIAVLGVIYQQYREGF, encoded by the coding sequence ATGAGCACCGAAGACCGGACGACCGGCCCGGCTCGACAGTCGAACCGCTCCGGGCCGATCGTCGCGATCACGCGCTGGATGGAGAACCTCGGCGAAACCGGGTTCGCCTATCTGCTGTTGACGCCGGTGATGCTTCTGCTCACCACGATCGCACTCTATCCGCTCTTGCGGACGTTCGAGCTGTCGCTGTACCAGAACGTGCTCTCGAATCCGGAGTTCGTCGGCCTCGAGAACTACGTCCAGCTGTTTACGGGCACGGCAGACTCGCGGTTCCCCGGATCGACCACGTTCCTTCCCGGCGTCAGCACCAGTGGGAGTTTCCCGTTCGTTCATTTCGAGGGACTGCTACGGAGCGCGCTCGCGGTGACGATCATCTTCACCGTCGTGAGCGTTTTCTTCGAGACGATTATCGGCTTCGGACAGGCGCTCGTCCTCGATCAGGACTTCCGGGGCCGCCGGTGGGTCCGCGCCGCGATCATCATCCCGTGGGCGATCCCGATCGTCATCCAGGGGATGATCTTCTACCTGATGTTCCATCCGAGCGCCGGCTTCCTCACGGGGCCGCTGTCCGACTGGGGAATCATCGCCGGATCCAACACGCTCAACGATCCGTTCAGTTCGCTGCTGATCATCACGGTCGCCGACATCTGGAAGACGACGGCGTTCATGGCGTTGCTGATCCTCGCCGGCCTCCAGAGCATCGACCGGAGCCTCTACGACGTGGCGAAGGTCGCCGGCGCGTCCAAGTGGCAGCAGTTCAGGTACATCACGTTCCCGCTGGTTCTGCCAGCGCTCGGCATCGCGATCCTGTTCCGAACGATCGACGCGATGCGGATCTACGGGCTCATCGACTCGGTGTCGGGCTGTACGACCGTCCCGTCGCTGTCGTGTATGGTCGTCGCGACGTTCGACACGAACCGCGGTCTCGCGGCCGCCGTCGCGTTCGTGACGGCCGGGATCATCGGCATCGCCGTTCTGGGCGTCATCTACCAGCAGTACAGGGAGGGGTTCTGA
- a CDS encoding DUF1326 domain-containing protein, producing the protein MTQDWSLKGNFIEACNCSVPCQCLWYEPADDDKCTFAGFWNITDGTYGDVSLDGLGAGMLVWEDGILLEGGWHVVLVIDEAADERQAEALETIFTGQAGGLFEAAAPLIETVEDSVVVPISYSTENGNLSFSAGDIVTIETDRSVGFGDSQGTAYPHPFIPPGETANVGKTTEATVDFEDDFSWDVGGNNSYFGEFEMAST; encoded by the coding sequence ATGACACAAGACTGGAGCCTGAAAGGCAACTTCATCGAAGCGTGCAACTGTTCGGTCCCGTGCCAGTGTTTGTGGTACGAACCGGCGGATGACGACAAATGCACGTTCGCTGGGTTCTGGAATATCACGGACGGAACGTACGGCGACGTATCGTTAGACGGGCTGGGAGCCGGGATGCTCGTTTGGGAAGATGGAATCCTCCTCGAGGGCGGATGGCACGTCGTCCTCGTGATCGACGAAGCTGCTGATGAACGGCAAGCGGAGGCACTCGAGACCATATTCACCGGCCAGGCGGGCGGATTGTTCGAAGCCGCTGCGCCGCTGATCGAGACCGTCGAAGATAGTGTCGTAGTTCCCATCAGCTACTCGACGGAGAACGGCAACCTCTCGTTCAGCGCCGGCGATATCGTTACGATCGAAACCGACAGAAGTGTCGGCTTCGGAGACAGTCAGGGAACGGCATACCCCCACCCGTTTATTCCACCGGGCGAAACAGCAAACGTTGGCAAGACGACCGAAGCGACCGTCGATTTCGAAGACGACTTCTCGTGGGACGTCGGGGGCAATAACTCGTACTTTGGCGAGTTCGAGATGGCAAGCACCTGA
- a CDS encoding sugar phosphate isomerase/epimerase family protein, with protein MDIGVHTPPLADESLEGALAYLSEIGVDAIEPGVGGYPGDDHLVRREYLDDEDAQAELAELLETYGMRISALATHNNPLHPDDEQAAAADTELREAIRLADQLGVNTVTCFSGLPAGGPEDEVPNWITAPWPSEHADAHEYQWDVALEYWSDLAAHADEHGIDLAIEMHPNMLVYEPHGMARLREETNDRVGANFDPSHLYWQGITISDAIRYLGERDAIHHVHAKDTRVYEEQAREKGVLDTTAYDDESNRSWLFRSVGYGHDESHWKEIVSTLRMVGYDGALSIEHEDSLTSSREGLEKAVDLLERAVFREQPGDAYWAE; from the coding sequence ATGGACATCGGTGTACACACGCCACCGCTGGCGGACGAATCGCTCGAGGGTGCACTCGCGTACCTCTCCGAGATCGGCGTCGACGCGATCGAACCGGGCGTCGGGGGTTATCCCGGCGACGACCACCTCGTTCGACGGGAGTACCTAGACGACGAGGACGCACAGGCCGAGTTGGCGGAGCTGCTCGAGACCTACGGGATGCGGATCAGCGCGCTCGCGACGCACAACAATCCGCTGCATCCGGACGACGAGCAGGCAGCCGCGGCGGACACCGAACTCCGCGAGGCGATTCGGCTCGCCGACCAGTTGGGTGTGAACACGGTCACTTGCTTCTCCGGGCTGCCGGCCGGCGGTCCCGAGGACGAGGTTCCGAACTGGATCACGGCTCCGTGGCCCTCGGAACACGCCGACGCCCACGAGTACCAGTGGGATGTCGCCCTCGAGTACTGGTCGGACCTCGCCGCACACGCAGACGAGCACGGTATCGACCTCGCCATCGAGATGCACCCGAACATGCTGGTCTACGAACCCCACGGGATGGCTCGCCTGCGCGAGGAGACGAACGACCGGGTCGGCGCGAACTTCGACCCCTCGCATCTCTACTGGCAAGGAATCACGATCAGCGACGCGATCCGATACCTCGGCGAGCGCGACGCGATCCATCACGTCCACGCGAAGGACACTCGAGTGTACGAAGAACAGGCCCGCGAGAAGGGTGTTCTCGACACGACGGCGTACGACGATGAGTCGAATCGGTCGTGGCTCTTCCGCTCGGTCGGCTACGGCCACGACGAATCCCACTGGAAGGAGATCGTCTCGACGCTCCGGATGGTCGGCTACGACGGCGCGCTGAGCATCGAACACGAGGACTCGCTGACGAGTTCGCGCGAGGGTCTCGAGAAAGCCGTCGATCTGCTCGAGCGAGCAGTGTTCCGCGAGCAACCCGGGGACGCGTACTGGGCCGAGTAA